Proteins encoded within one genomic window of Brassica rapa cultivar Chiifu-401-42 chromosome A09, CAAS_Brap_v3.01, whole genome shotgun sequence:
- the LOC103840119 gene encoding uncharacterized protein LOC103840119 → MCVQNEAEKRPTMSEVVDMLMNNLWRKWVILKNLVLVLDMEVAKLTNIQASEAAQIVGICVDAHIETELPWSLADIVWYIYTFQLKLKNFNFTSKNQNLHHFSRFSFARACICASLCCKCAKVSEAVQPEVVANRSYAKVDKTCCVTEAPSISDGSLAGRTSSCCFGRRNHVWNESTMRT, encoded by the exons ATGTGTGTTCAGAATGAGGCAGAGAAAAGACCAACAATGTCTGAGGTTGTGGATATGCTGATGAATAATCTATGGAGAAAATGGGTTATCTTGAAG AATCTGGTTTTGGTTCTGGATATGGAGGTGGCTAAACTGACAAACATTCAAGCTTCTGAGGCTGCACAGATTGTG GGGATATGTGTCGATGCTCACATTGAAACTGAACTGCCTTGGTCCCTTGCTGATATTGTTTGGTATATCTACACCTTCCAGCTCAAGTTAAAGAACTTCAATTTTACTTCAAAGAACCAAAACCTTCACCATTTCTCGCGTTTTTCCTTCGCGAGAGCTTGCATCTGCGCCAGCCTTTGTTGTAAAT GTGCAAAGGTCTCTGAAGCAGTGCAGCCTGAAGTTGTGGCAAATAGATCATATGCCAAAGTTGATAAGACTTGCTGTGTAACAGAGGCGCCATCTATATCTGATGGTTCACTTGCCGGACGTACATCATCATGTTGCTTTGGACGAAGAAACCACGTTTGGAATGAGTCTACTATGAGAACTTAA
- the LOC103840120 gene encoding 50S ribosomal protein L11, chloroplastic, with protein MASSSLSTLCSSASSSLHPKSNSLSAKLSSKANVSVQFLGKRQPPLLSSTPRFLTVIAMAPPKPGGKAKKVVGLIKLALEAGKATPAPPVGPALGSKGVNIMAFCKDYNARTADKAGYIIPVEITVFDDKSFTFILKTPPASVLLLKAAGVEKGSKDPKQDKVGVITIDQLRTIAAEKLPDLNCTTIESAMRIIAGTAANMGIDIDPPVLEPKKKAVLL; from the exons ATGGCGTCTTCTTCTCTATCAACTCTCTGCAGCTCCGCTTCGTCTTCTCTTCATCCCAAATCAAATTCTCTTTCTGCTAAGTTATCCTCCAAAGCAAATGTATCAGTCCAGTTTCTGGGAAAGAGGCAGCCCCCACTTCTCTCCTCAACCCCGAGATTTCTCACCGTCATCGCCATGGCTCCACCCAAACCTGGAGGCAAAGCCAAGAAAG TTGTGGGGCTTATAAAACTGGCTCTTGAGGCCGGGAAAGCAACTCCGGCTCCTCCGGTAGGTCCGGCCCTTGGTTCGAAGGGAGTCAACATTATGGCTTTCTGCAAGGATTACAATGCTAGAACCGCTGATAAAGCTGGTTACATCATTCCTGTCGAAATCACCGTCTTCGAT GATAAGAGCTTCACCTTTATCCTCAAGACCCCGCCTGCTTCGGTTCTGTTGCTAAAGGCTGCAG GTGTTGAGAAGGGATCGAAAGACCCAAAGCAAGATAAAGTTGGGGTGATAACAATAGACCAGCTTCGCACAATCGCAGCAGAGAAGCTGCCCGATCTGAACTGCACGACCATTGAATCCGCTATGAGAATCATTGCAGGAACTGCAGCGAACATGGGGATCGACATAGACCCTCCAGTTCTTGAACCCAAAAAGAAAGCTGTTTTGTTGTAA